The following nucleotide sequence is from uncultured Draconibacterium sp..
ATCGTCGGTAGCATCCACATTATTCCAGGTATGCGGAATTGCTATTGGCTGCCATCCCGTATCATTAAAATCCATTTTGCTTTCAAGGCTTATCTCGCCTTTATGAAAATACCAACTTTCATTAATGGAACGAGTAAGCCGCGAATCGTTCTGTGCCCAAACAGCCACTGTGGCAAAACACCACACAAGTGCGAATAAGCTCAATATTTTCACATGCTTAAGGATTGAAAAGTTTCTGGTTGATCTCATGTCTATTTTGAATTTGGTAATAGTTTCTCGCTGATGATTCTGGCAACTAAAAATTGTGCTTGTGCTGCTAGGTGGACACCATCAACCGTGAATGCTTTGTTTTGTACCTTAAAAAAGGTATTCGTATCGATAAAAAGTGCACGGTGTTTTTTAGCCACCTCTCTAAAAAGAATATTATTCTGGTCGATTCGTTTATTTCCCCCGTCGTACTTGGCGATGGCAATGGTCTCATTCATTGGTGGTGGTGAAATAATTACCAGTTGAGGTAGCTGCATATGGTGATTCAGAAAATAAGTTTTAGTCAGCACCAATAGCGAGTCGAGATGCTGTGCCACCTCTTGCTGTCTGTTATCGAATATATTTTTAGCATCATTGGTTCCCAAACCAAATAAAATATAGTCAATTTGTTGATCCTCGGGCAAGTCCTCCATTGCCGAAGCAAGGTACTCCCCAATGTTTCTAATGGTATTCAGTTTGGGGTTATTAAGATTATCAAATCCAATCGTGTTTCCCGGCACTGACCGATTGAGCACAGTTGAATAAGGCAATAGCTTTTGTAATTGTACAGGCCATCCATCTTTTGCAGCACCATTCGAGTCGCCAATAGTTAGAATCGTTAACTTTTCCTTTTTCACAGACTCATATACCGGAAGAAGTGCCAAAGCCTGCGGAACAATCATTTCATGACTCCCTTCAAAAATAGCAAGACTTAGTCCCGGCAGTTCTCTGAAAAGATGAACCTTTCGGGCACCCAGTATCAGGTTAGTATCCGACTTCGGATTTAAGCGTTTTTCAAGTAATACAATTTTTAAACTGTCAGACACCATTTTGTCTGTCCAGCGGGGGAAAAGCTGTTTTACCAATTGATTAAACATATTTACAGAATGTGTAATCGGAACCGATCCGGTGTAGCCATCATGAATACCGGTATAAATATGAACAGTTGATTGCGCCCTTAAATCGTGCGGCACTGTCATTAGCTGTGGTGACCTTTTTCGCGCCTCAACCGGATCAAAACCATTTCCTCCGGTGGTAACATTCTCCAAATCGTGTGAATATTTTAAGCCTCGTCCTTTCGTTTCCCAATACCAATCTTCGAGGTTGGTAACCGGTGCCCAGGCATGAAAACTTTTAACG
It contains:
- a CDS encoding GDSL-type esterase/lipase family protein → MKRKFLCSILSLLCIWKGYAQEANTTWDNTLDKSWPDGFEQVKVKSSLDGETQGAVIYKTIKKEPQPLIVSLHTWSGDYLQEDPLAKEVALHDWNYIHPDFRGPNNNPEACGSPEVVSNIEDAIHFAVQHGNVDTTEVHIIGVSGGGYATLLAFMKLDYPVKSFHAWAPVTNLEDWYWETKGRGLKYSHDLENVTTGGNGFDPVEARKRSPQLMTVPHDLRAQSTVHIYTGIHDGYTGSVPITHSVNMFNQLVKQLFPRWTDKMVSDSLKIVLLEKRLNPKSDTNLILGARKVHLFRELPGLSLAIFEGSHEMIVPQALALLPVYESVKKEKLTILTIGDSNGAAKDGWPVQLQKLLPYSTVLNRSVPGNTIGFDNLNNPKLNTIRNIGEYLASAMEDLPEDQQIDYILFGLGTNDAKNIFDNRQQEVAQHLDSLLVLTKTYFLNHHMQLPQLVIISPPPMNETIAIAKYDGGNKRIDQNNILFREVAKKHRALFIDTNTFFKVQNKAFTVDGVHLAAQAQFLVARIISEKLLPNSK